In the genome of Epinephelus lanceolatus isolate andai-2023 chromosome 18, ASM4190304v1, whole genome shotgun sequence, one region contains:
- the hao1 gene encoding 2-Hydroxyacid oxidase 1 — protein MSGQRVCVEDFEKEAKKVLPKAVYDYYCSGADEQNTLADNVAAFKRWHLVPRVLRDVSKVDLSVSVLGQKLSMPLCVAATAMQRMAHPEGETATARACRAVGTGMMLSSWATSTIEEVMSAMTASPGGVLWLQLYIYKDRELTLSLVRRAEEAGYKAIFVTVDTPYLGRRWDDMRNRFKLPSHLSMSNFSSASLAFSEGNYGNDSGLAVYVAKAIDPTLCWDDITWLKKHTHLPVIVKGVLNGEDAVQAVNYGVDGILVSNHGARQLDGVPATLDVLEEVVKAVQGRCDVYLDGGVRRGTDVLKALALGAKAVFIGRPVLWGLACQGEQGVTEVLELIKEELRLAMALSGCRSVSEVSRSLVRRLEFTSRM, from the exons ATGTCGGGGCAGCGTGTTTGTGTCGAGGACTTTGAGAAGGAAGCCAAGAAAGTTCTTCCTAAAGCTGTGTATGACTACTACTGCTCAGGAGCTGATGAGCAAAACACACTGGCTGATAATGTTGCTGCCTTTAAGAG ATGGCACCTTGTCCCTCGTGTGTTGAGGGACGTGTCCAAAGTggatctctctgtctctgtgctggGCCAGAAGCTTAGCATGCCGCTCTGTGTTGCAGCCACAGCAATGCAGAGGATGGCTCATCCTGAGGGAGAGACAGCTACAGCAAGAG CATGCAGAGCAGTAGGGACAGGGATGATGCTGAGCTCCTGGGCCACCTCCACCATAGAGGAAGTGATGTCAGCAATGACGGCCTCACCAGGTGGTGTCCTGTGGCTGCAGCTTTACATCTACAAAGACCGAGAGCTCACACTATCATTGGTCCGCCGGGCAGAAGAGGCGGGCTATAAGGCTATCTTTGTCACTGTGGATACACCATACCTGGGGAGGAGATGGGATGACATGCGCAATCGCTTTAAACTGCCCTCACACCTGAG catGTCTAACTTCTCATCAGCCTCCCTGGCTTTCTCTGAGGGAAACTATGGCAACGACAGTGGTTTGGCTGTCTATGTTGCAAAGGCAATAGACCCCACTCTCTGTTGGGATGACATCACATggctaaaaaaacacacacaccttcctgtGATTGTGAAAGGCGTACTTAATg gtGAGGATGCTGTCCAGGCTGTGAACTACGGCGTCGATGGCATCCTGGTGTCAAATCATGGAGCTCGACAACTGGATGGGGTTCCTGCCACG CTAGATGTGTTGGAGGAGGTGGTAAAGGCAGTGCAGGGTCGCTGTGATGTCTACCTGGACGGAGGAGTGCGGAGAGGGACAGACGTCCTAAAGGCCTTAGCTCTGGGAGCAAAGGCTGTCTTCATTGGGCGACCAGTGCTGTGGGGCCTTGCCTGTCAG ggGGAGCAGGGAGTTACAGAGGTTCTAGAACTTATAAAAGAGGAACTGCGTTTGGCTATGGCCCTgtcag gTTGTCGTTCTGTATCTGAGGTGAGCAGGTCTCTGGTCAGGAGACTAGAGTTCACCTCCAGGATGTGA